The following coding sequences are from one Paenibacillus sp. JDR-2 window:
- the fusA gene encoding elongation factor G — protein MSREFSLNNTRNIGIMAHIDAGKTTTTERILFYTGRTHKIGEVHEGAATMDWMEQEQERGITITSAATTAQWKGNRINIIDTPGHVDFTVEVERSLRVLDGAVGVFSAKEGVEPQSETVWRQADRYGVPRIAYINKMDIIGADFLNVIKDMRERLQANAVAIQLPIGAESDFLGVIDIVERVAYKYKDDLGKDPEQVEIPAEYADQVEELRTELIEKVAELDEELTMKYLEGEEITIPEIKAALRKGVCEVKIFPVIAGSSYRNKGVQMMLDAVVDYLPSPLDVPAIKGTLEDGEESVRHSSDEEPFAALAFKIMTDPYVGKLTFFRVYSGILKSGSYVLNATKNKRERIGRILQMHANSRQEISEVYSGDIAAAVGLKDTITGDTLCDEKEPIILESMNFPDPVISVAIEPKTKADQDKLGIAISKLAEEDPTFRAHTDEETNQTIISGMGELHLEILVDRMLREFKVETNVGKPQVAYRETFRTAAKVEGKFVRQSGGKGQYGHCWVEFTPQEPGQGFVFENKVVGGSIPREFIGPIQAGIEESMKNGVIAGFPLVDVKATVVDGSYHDVDSSEMAFKIAGSMALKAAKDKCNPVLLEPIMKVEVTVPEEYMGDVMGMLNSRRGRIEGMDTRAGAQIIRAKVPLAEMFGYSTTLRSGTQGRGVFSMELSHYEEVPRSISEEIISKNKGA, from the coding sequence ATGTCTAGAGAGTTCTCCTTGAATAATACGCGTAACATCGGGATCATGGCGCATATCGATGCTGGTAAAACAACTACCACTGAGCGTATCTTGTTCTATACAGGCCGTACTCATAAAATCGGTGAAGTGCACGAAGGTGCTGCAACGATGGACTGGATGGAGCAAGAGCAAGAGCGCGGTATCACAATTACGTCTGCCGCGACTACTGCTCAATGGAAAGGCAACCGCATCAATATTATCGACACCCCGGGGCACGTTGACTTCACAGTAGAAGTTGAACGTTCCCTGCGCGTATTGGATGGGGCCGTTGGCGTATTCAGTGCTAAAGAAGGCGTTGAGCCACAGTCTGAAACGGTATGGCGTCAAGCTGACCGTTATGGCGTTCCTCGGATCGCTTACATTAACAAAATGGACATCATCGGTGCAGACTTCCTGAATGTTATTAAAGACATGCGTGAACGTCTGCAAGCGAATGCTGTTGCTATTCAATTGCCGATTGGCGCTGAGAGTGATTTCCTTGGCGTAATCGACATTGTAGAGCGCGTAGCTTACAAATACAAAGACGACCTCGGGAAAGATCCTGAGCAAGTCGAAATTCCTGCTGAGTATGCTGACCAAGTTGAAGAGCTTCGCACGGAGCTGATCGAGAAGGTCGCTGAGCTGGACGAAGAATTAACTATGAAATATCTGGAAGGCGAAGAAATTACGATTCCAGAAATCAAAGCAGCGCTCCGTAAAGGTGTTTGTGAAGTTAAGATCTTCCCAGTAATCGCAGGTTCTTCTTACCGTAACAAAGGTGTTCAAATGATGTTGGATGCTGTTGTTGACTACCTGCCATCCCCACTCGACGTACCTGCTATCAAAGGTACACTCGAAGACGGCGAAGAGTCGGTACGTCATTCTTCTGACGAAGAGCCGTTCGCGGCACTCGCATTCAAAATCATGACTGACCCTTATGTTGGTAAATTGACGTTCTTCCGTGTATACTCGGGTATTCTGAAATCCGGATCGTATGTTCTTAACGCAACAAAGAACAAACGTGAACGTATCGGCCGTATCCTGCAAATGCATGCGAACAGCCGTCAAGAAATTTCCGAAGTATATTCCGGTGATATCGCTGCTGCAGTCGGTCTGAAAGACACGATTACGGGCGACACGCTGTGCGATGAGAAGGAACCGATCATTCTTGAATCGATGAACTTCCCTGACCCAGTTATCTCGGTAGCTATCGAACCAAAAACGAAAGCTGACCAAGACAAGCTGGGTATCGCAATCTCCAAACTGGCTGAAGAAGATCCAACTTTCCGTGCTCATACAGACGAAGAAACGAATCAAACGATCATCTCGGGTATGGGTGAGCTTCACCTTGAAATCCTGGTAGACCGTATGCTTCGCGAATTCAAAGTTGAGACTAACGTTGGTAAACCTCAAGTAGCTTACCGCGAGACTTTCCGTACTGCGGCTAAGGTTGAAGGTAAATTCGTTCGTCAGTCCGGTGGTAAAGGTCAATATGGACATTGTTGGGTGGAATTCACTCCGCAAGAGCCAGGTCAAGGCTTCGTATTCGAAAACAAAGTTGTGGGTGGATCTATTCCGCGTGAATTCATTGGTCCTATCCAAGCGGGTATCGAAGAGTCGATGAAGAACGGCGTAATCGCTGGCTTCCCGCTCGTTGACGTTAAAGCAACTGTTGTAGACGGATCGTACCATGACGTTGACTCCTCGGAGATGGCGTTCAAAATCGCTGGTTCCATGGCGCTTAAAGCCGCTAAGGATAAATGTAACCCAGTTCTTCTTGAGCCAATCATGAAGGTTGAAGTTACAGTACCAGAAGAGTACATGGGCGACGTTATGGGTATGCTGAACTCCCGTCGCGGTCGTATCGAAGGTATGGATACTCGTGCAGGCGCACAAATCATCCGTGCTAAGGTACCTCTTGCAGAGATGTTCGGTTACTCCACAACTCTTCGTTCCGGTACGCAAGGCCGTGGCGTATTCTCCATGGAGCTCTCGCACTATGAAGAAGTACCACGTTCGATCTCGGAAGAGATCATCTCGAAAAACAAAGGCGCTTAA
- the rpsL gene encoding 30S ribosomal protein S12, whose amino-acid sequence MPTINQLVRKGRQAKVVKSKSPALQRGFNALKREATNISAPQKRGVCTRVGTMTPKKPNSALRKYARVRLTNRVEVTAYIPGIGHNLQEHSVVLIRGGRVKDLPGVRYHIVRGALDTAGVNNRNQSRSKYGTKRPKVKK is encoded by the coding sequence ATGCCAACAATTAACCAGCTGGTCCGCAAAGGCCGCCAAGCTAAAGTCGTAAAATCGAAATCGCCTGCTTTGCAAAGAGGTTTCAACGCCTTGAAACGTGAAGCAACGAACATCAGCGCTCCGCAAAAACGCGGTGTGTGCACTCGTGTAGGTACTATGACTCCGAAAAAACCAAACTCCGCACTTCGTAAATACGCGCGTGTACGTTTGACTAACCGCGTAGAAGTAACAGCGTATATCCCTGGTATCGGTCATAACCTGCAAGAACACAGCGTTGTATTGATCCGTGGTGGACGCGTAAAAGACCTTCCAGGTGTACGTTACCATATCGTTCGCGGCGCATTGGATACTGCGGGTGTTAACAACCGTAACCAATCTCGTTCGAAATACGGTACTAAACGTCCTAAAGTTAAAAAATAA
- a CDS encoding ribosomal L7Ae/L30e/S12e/Gadd45 family protein gives MQFKVGAKQTTKMLEQSKAIEVYVARDADPRMREKIVHLCERLSVPVKWIDTMQELGETCGIDVGAAMAALIIDEE, from the coding sequence ATGCAGTTTAAGGTTGGCGCGAAACAGACGACTAAGATGCTTGAACAGAGTAAAGCTATCGAAGTCTATGTGGCTCGTGATGCAGATCCGCGGATGAGAGAGAAGATCGTTCATCTGTGCGAGCGGTTGAGTGTTCCGGTCAAGTGGATAGATACGATGCAAGAACTCGGGGAAACCTGCGGGATTGATGTCGGAGCCGCTATGGCAGCGCTCATTATTGACGAAGAATAA
- the rpsG gene encoding 30S ribosomal protein S7 — MPRKGPVTKRDVLPDPVYNSKLVTRLINRIMIDGKRGVAQTLLYDAFTLIQERTGKDPMEVFEEALKNIMPVLEVKARRVGGSNYQVPIEVKPERRTSLGLRWLVNYSRNRGEKTMEERLAAEIMDASNNTGASVKKREDTHKMAEANKAFAHYRW, encoded by the coding sequence ATGCCACGCAAAGGTCCTGTTACAAAACGCGACGTATTGCCGGATCCGGTTTACAATAGCAAACTGGTAACCCGCCTTATCAACCGCATCATGATCGACGGTAAACGCGGCGTTGCACAAACGCTGTTGTATGATGCTTTCACGCTGATCCAAGAACGCACGGGTAAAGATCCAATGGAAGTGTTCGAAGAAGCGTTGAAAAACATCATGCCTGTACTCGAGGTTAAAGCTCGCCGTGTCGGCGGTTCCAACTACCAAGTACCGATCGAGGTAAAACCTGAACGTCGTACATCGCTTGGTCTCCGTTGGCTCGTGAACTATTCGCGTAACCGCGGTGAAAAAACGATGGAAGAGCGTCTGGCTGCTGAAATCATGGACGCATCGAACAACACTGGTGCATCTGTGAAAAAACGCGAAGACACACACAAAATGGCAGAAGCGAACAAAGCGTTTGCTCACTACCGTTGGTAG